The Methylomusa anaerophila genome has a segment encoding these proteins:
- a CDS encoding ExeA family protein, whose amino-acid sequence MFQSFYSLSSVPFRKELETKHFFSSQGFSEGTARLEYLKSTRGMGVVIGEAGAGKTSLMRNFAASLNPSLFKAIYFPLSTVTVSDFYRGLTVGLGQEPKFRKVDLFAQIQQATLHLFHNQKMTPVFILDEMQMVSNQFLNDISLLFNFAMDSANPFILIMVGLPHFMERLRLSHNQPLAQRVVMRYQMNSLSKDEVRHYILHQLKLAGALHDIFSPQAIEAITSRSRGFPRLINNLATNCLLYGCAKKLELIDDEAVFAVASESGL is encoded by the coding sequence ATGTTCCAATCCTTTTATTCTCTCTCGTCGGTGCCCTTTCGCAAAGAGCTTGAAACCAAACACTTCTTTTCCTCGCAAGGATTCTCCGAAGGCACGGCCAGACTGGAATATTTAAAGTCGACTCGCGGTATGGGCGTTGTGATTGGCGAGGCTGGCGCAGGAAAAACTTCGCTGATGAGAAATTTCGCTGCCTCGCTCAATCCTTCGTTGTTTAAGGCCATCTACTTTCCCTTGTCTACTGTCACCGTATCTGACTTTTACAGGGGGTTGACCGTAGGGTTAGGACAGGAGCCGAAGTTTCGCAAGGTCGACCTGTTTGCTCAAATCCAGCAGGCCACGCTTCATCTGTTTCACAACCAAAAGATGACACCGGTTTTCATTCTGGATGAGATGCAAATGGTCTCCAATCAGTTTTTAAACGACATTAGCTTGTTGTTCAATTTTGCGATGGATTCTGCCAATCCGTTTATACTGATTATGGTTGGCCTTCCTCATTTTATGGAACGGTTACGGTTAAGTCACAATCAGCCCCTGGCCCAACGGGTGGTGATGCGTTATCAGATGAATTCCCTTTCGAAAGATGAGGTCAGGCACTACATCCTGCATCAGCTTAAGTTGGCTGGCGCTCTTCATGATATTTTTTCTCCCCAGGCCATTGAGGCCATTACTTCACGTTCTCGTGGGTTTCCTCGCTTGATTAACAATCTGGCAACCAATTGCTTGCTTTACGGCTGTGCCAAAAAACTTGAATTAATTGATGACGAGGCCGTTTTCGCAGTCGCTTCGGAATCCGGATTGTGA
- a CDS encoding hemagglutinin repeat-containing protein, with translation MSGLFSSGGLGFTIGIKSEKTTLDEQTMEQAGSTIGSIEGNVNLIAGNQVNSAGTTIISGQDTNISGKNVTIDNTVNTYDSQYKYEFKQSGLSVSLGGGVIDAATGAYNDIQRSGQVQDDRLKTLYEYKAVKDLEKLKDFKGNLTKGASVGVSIGSSQMTAEQTTHAETVNPSNINAGGNVNITATDGDINLIATNIHAIDVMLDAKQNLNIDAAQNQQQIDGKTSSSSWSLGASFGLDGNFTGLTGGFGSGHGTENGNTVTHTGSVIDAAGTVTLKSGNDTNIIGSQVKGDKVVADIGGNLNLASTQDSDDYAANNQSIGVGFGTGKISGTTGSFNTGKTNSTYDSVTSQAGIFAGEEGFDIYVGKNTDLKGAVISSEAAPDKNRLSTGTLTYSDIENKASYSASSNGFSYNSKLEPGMTLGDLGLTPNIGIKVSGDADSTTKSAIAPGTIEIRDNPSQDISNLSRDTNNSLNSLGKIFDKQTVKEKQELSALFGEVAFEELHKISDKNGWNDGDPQKVALHAAVGAIMVRIGGGNALSGGFSAGVNEALQKELSNIQDPALRQWVSYAIGSAASAVAGGTPQTGGSIAASGTKNNNLGYVIAAIHMIPGVGEIAITVDGAIIVAGVAYLAGSAVYEWAYNKYDNYMFNKTYPPANDHTTSTDHKVPDEGTPNSSYDKVDGDGNVITRRYYDEFGRPLKDVDFTDHGNPKQHPKVPHEHDWDWSKNPPRQPESND, from the coding sequence ATGTCAGGCCTCTTCAGCAGCGGCGGCCTCGGCTTCACCATCGGCATCAAAAGCGAAAAAACCACCCTCGATGAACAAACCATGGAGCAAGCCGGCAGCACCATCGGCTCTATCGAAGGCAACGTCAACCTCATTGCCGGCAACCAAGTCAACAGCGCCGGGACTACAATTATCAGCGGCCAGGACACCAACATCAGCGGCAAAAACGTCACCATCGACAACACAGTAAACACCTATGACAGCCAGTACAAATACGAATTCAAGCAAAGCGGCCTGAGTGTATCCTTAGGCGGCGGCGTAATCGATGCTGCCACGGGTGCATATAACGACATCCAGCGCTCGGGCCAGGTACAGGATGACCGGCTTAAAACGCTGTATGAGTACAAAGCCGTTAAAGATCTTGAGAAACTGAAGGACTTCAAAGGCAACCTGACAAAAGGAGCGAGTGTCGGCGTCAGCATCGGCAGCAGCCAAATGACCGCCGAACAAACAACCCACGCCGAAACCGTCAACCCGTCCAACATCAACGCCGGCGGCAACGTCAACATCACTGCCACCGACGGGGATATCAACCTGATAGCGACAAACATCCATGCCATCGATGTCATGCTCGACGCCAAGCAAAACCTCAACATCGACGCCGCCCAAAACCAACAACAGATCGACGGCAAAACCAGCTCCTCCTCCTGGTCCTTGGGAGCATCCTTCGGCCTTGACGGCAACTTTACCGGCCTGACCGGCGGCTTCGGCTCCGGCCACGGCACGGAAAACGGCAACACGGTAACCCATACCGGCAGCGTCATCGACGCCGCCGGCACCGTAACCCTCAAATCCGGCAACGACACCAACATTATCGGTTCCCAGGTCAAAGGCGACAAAGTCGTGGCCGACATCGGCGGCAACCTCAACCTCGCCAGCACGCAGGACAGTGATGACTACGCGGCGAACAATCAAAGCATCGGCGTTGGTTTCGGCACCGGCAAGATCAGCGGTACAACGGGCTCCTTCAACACCGGCAAAACCAACTCCACTTATGACAGTGTCACCAGTCAGGCAGGGATCTTCGCCGGTGAGGAAGGTTTCGATATCTATGTGGGAAAAAATACTGACCTGAAGGGTGCGGTGATTTCGAGCGAGGCTGCGCCGGATAAGAACAGGCTGAGTACCGGCACACTGACTTATTCGGATATTGAGAATAAGGCTAGTTACAGCGCCAGCAGCAATGGCTTCAGCTACAATAGCAAATTGGAACCGGGAATGACTCTTGGAGACTTAGGTCTTACACCCAATATTGGAATAAAGGTTTCAGGGGACGCAGACAGTACGACTAAATCTGCTATTGCTCCAGGGACAATTGAGATACGAGATAACCCAAGCCAAGATATTTCTAACCTTAGTCGTGACACGAATAACTCATTAAATAGTTTGGGAAAAATCTTTGACAAGCAAACAGTTAAAGAAAAACAAGAACTATCAGCATTATTTGGTGAAGTGGCGTTTGAGGAACTTCATAAAATTAGTGACAAAAACGGTTGGAATGATGGTGATCCTCAAAAAGTAGCACTTCACGCAGCAGTCGGAGCCATTATGGTTAGAATAGGTGGCGGAAATGCACTATCTGGAGGATTTAGTGCAGGTGTCAACGAAGCACTCCAAAAAGAACTGTCAAACATTCAAGACCCTGCACTTCGTCAATGGGTTAGCTATGCAATAGGTTCTGCTGCGTCCGCAGTTGCAGGAGGAACACCGCAAACGGGTGGCTCAATAGCTGCTAGTGGGACGAAAAATAATAATCTTGGATATGTTATAGCTGCTATACACATGATTCCTGGAGTAGGAGAAATTGCCATTACGGTTGATGGTGCTATTATAGTTGCGGGGGTAGCATACTTAGCGGGTTCGGCAGTATATGAATGGGCTTACAATAAATATGATAACTATATGTTTAATAAAACATATCCACCTGCAAACGACCATACTACTTCTACAGATCATAAGGTCCCAGATGAAGGGACACCAAATTCGTCCTACGACAAGGTTGATGGTGATGGAAATGTAATAACACGGAGATATTATGATGAATTTGGTAGACCTCTTAAGGATGTTGATTTTACTGATCATGGAAATCCAAAACAACATCCTAAAGTACCTCATGAACATGATTGGGATTGGTCAAAAAACCCACCTAGACAACCAGAATCAAATGATTAA
- a CDS encoding transposase gives MHDKVDRILFQDESMIRDYQAIARTWFPKGQQRIIPTYGKHQGIKLLGTLDYESGEIFVIESDRYDAEVFLSFLQQILLKYPGERIVIILDNARIHHANLLQPFLMLACKKSNPWPGKILQNHTDEAFFQIRSNLL, from the coding sequence TTGCATGACAAAGTTGATCGTATTTTGTTTCAGGATGAATCTATGATTCGGGATTATCAGGCTATCGCCCGTACTTGGTTTCCAAAAGGGCAGCAACGCATTATCCCAACTTACGGTAAGCATCAAGGTATTAAACTTTTAGGCACGCTTGACTATGAAAGCGGCGAAATCTTTGTAATCGAAAGTGACCGTTATGATGCCGAGGTCTTTTTGTCCTTTCTACAGCAGATCCTTTTGAAGTATCCAGGGGAAAGAATTGTAATCATTCTCGATAATGCCAGAATTCATCATGCCAATCTCTTACAGCCATTCTTAATGTTAGCTTGCAAAAAATCTAATCCTTGGCCGGGGAAAATATTGCAGAATCATACGGACGAAGCGTTTTTTCAGATCCGTTCCAATTTGCTATAA
- a CDS encoding helix-turn-helix domain-containing protein, which translates to MESLDNRLIAVNHAMKNCKNRRLFERYQTIKLYLEGYDVPQIAKITGRCLKTVYNFLNAYQTGGLKALAMNFSPGRPSFLTKEQKQEILDVLIHKRPEDVGFPAEMNWTGPILREWIIRTFNVEYSRSGTNVLLHELGFTCTRPTYTLAHADPIQQEEFKKNGKP; encoded by the coding sequence ATGGAATCCTTAGATAATCGTCTAATTGCAGTAAATCATGCAATGAAGAATTGTAAAAACCGACGCCTGTTTGAGCGCTACCAAACCATAAAACTTTACTTGGAAGGTTATGATGTTCCTCAGATCGCCAAAATCACCGGTCGTTGTTTGAAAACAGTCTACAATTTTCTCAACGCCTATCAGACCGGTGGCCTTAAGGCCCTTGCAATGAACTTCTCTCCTGGCAGACCCTCTTTTCTTACCAAGGAACAAAAACAAGAAATTCTTGATGTCCTGATCCATAAAAGACCCGAGGATGTAGGTTTTCCGGCAGAGATGAACTGGACAGGACCCATCCTTAGAGAATGGATAATTCGCACCTTTAATGTAGAATATTCTCGAAGTGGAACCAATGTATTATTGCACGAACTGGGCTTTACCTGTACTCGTCCAACCTATACTCTTGCTCATGCTGACCCAATTCAACAAGAAGAATTCAAAAAAAATGGGAAACCCTGA
- a CDS encoding hemagglutinin repeat-containing protein, with protein MCKSQGTVLRLYEISNIVGTNDVGLTATDGNINITAADETGSDEHYRQEKMSGLFSSGGIGFTIGSKSEKTTLDQQTMEQAGSTVGSIEANVNLIAGNQVNSAGTTIISGQDTNISGKNVTIDNTVNTYDSQYKYEFKQSGLSVSLGGGVIDAATGAYNDIQRSGQVQDDRLKTLYEYKTVKDLEKLKDFKGNLTKGAGVSVSIGSSQMTAEQTTHAETVNPSNINAGGNVNITATDGDINLIATNIHAIDVMLDAKQNLNLDAAQNQQQIDGKTSSSSWSLGASFGLDGNFTGLTGGFGSGHGTENGNTVTHTGSVIDAAGTVTLKSGNDTNIIGSQVKGDKVVADIGGNLNIASLQDSDDYTANNQSTSIGFGTGKISGTTGSFNTGKINSNYDSVTSQAGIFAGEEGFDIYVEKNTDLKGAVISSKAEAVKNAISTGTLTFSNMENRAKYSASSSGFGYTSTGGFAPNPSIPVSGKAESTTKSAISPGTIEVRSNPNADLSNLSRDTGNSLNTLGKIFDKKTVQEKQELVNLFSQVANNFIGDLAEAQWKNAKTDAEKAKWAEGGEYKVLLHAIVGGLTSSLGGNGFASGAVGDGLSQLAQKQLANISDPNLRLIASAAIGAAAAKVVGGNAQVGAVIGYNGVKYNDYIHRPTTEGAIIYYNGDADGKGRGYYKVIDGEEIYQPNGIKPGDVFWVADGKYQDGQQMGNEWVVGDDGKPIAFQWVATPLPVGSSTPLQSYVTVYRAVNQETKKDVIVNGGTPLRNDTGEIYNQAVDQNGNLTLPFEVAAGFVNPGYRATFFAANPALEGTVIVHHAIEQQVLKRFPGLFTEAELNSLGNLRGIPKEINSEVHLSAIRKEWNNFYKQIDQGLINPTKEAFYKKAKEIDEMLGSKFNPPK; from the coding sequence ATGTGTAAGAGTCAGGGGACGGTTCTGCGACTCTATGAAATTAGCAACATAGTCGGCACCAACGATGTCGGTCTTACCGCCACCGACGGCAACATCAACATCACCGCCGCCGATGAAACCGGCAGCGACGAACACTACCGCCAAGAAAAAATGTCAGGCCTCTTCAGCAGCGGCGGCATCGGCTTCACCATCGGCAGCAAAAGCGAAAAAACCACCCTCGATCAACAAACCATGGAGCAAGCCGGCAGCACCGTCGGCTCCATCGAAGCCAACGTCAACCTCATTGCCGGCAACCAAGTCAACAGCGCCGGGACTACAATTATCAGCGGCCAGGACACCAACATCAGCGGCAAAAACGTCACCATCGACAATACAGTAAACACCTACGACAGCCAGTACAAATACGAATTCAAGCAAAGCGGCCTGAGTGTATCCCTGGGCGGCGGCGTCATCGATGCTGCCACGGGTGCTTATAACGACATCCAGCGCTCGGGCCAGGTACAGGATGACCGGCTTAAAACGCTGTATGAGTACAAAACCGTTAAAGATCTTGAGAAACTGAAGGACTTCAAAGGCAATCTGACAAAAGGAGCGGGTGTCAGCGTCAGCATCGGCAGCAGCCAAATGACCGCCGAACAAACAACCCACGCCGAAACCGTCAACCCGTCCAACATCAACGCCGGCGGCAACGTCAACATCACCGCCACCGACGGGGATATCAACCTGATAGCGACAAACATCCATGCCATCGACGTCATGCTCGACGCCAAGCAAAACCTCAACCTGGACGCCGCCCAAAACCAACAACAGATCGACGGCAAAACCAGCTCCTCCTCCTGGTCCTTGGGAGCATCCTTCGGCCTTGACGGCAACTTTACCGGCCTGACCGGCGGCTTCGGCTCCGGCCACGGCACGGAAAACGGCAACACGGTAACCCATACCGGCAGCGTCATTGACGCCGCCGGCACCGTAACCCTCAAATCCGGCAACGACACCAACATTATCGGTTCCCAGGTCAAAGGCGACAAAGTCGTGGCCGACATCGGCGGCAACCTCAACATCGCCAGCCTGCAGGATAGCGACGACTACACGGCGAACAATCAAAGCACCAGCATTGGTTTCGGCACCGGTAAAATCAGCGGTACAACGGGTTCCTTCAATACCGGCAAGATCAACTCCAACTATGACAGTGTCACCAGTCAGGCAGGGATTTTTGCCGGTGAGGAAGGCTTTGATATCTACGTGGAGAAAAATACCGACCTGAAGGGTGCGGTCATATCGAGTAAGGCAGAGGCAGTTAAGAATGCTATCTCGACGGGTACACTGACTTTCTCCAACATGGAAAACAGAGCAAAGTATTCGGCGAGCAGCAGTGGCTTTGGCTACACCAGTACCGGAGGATTTGCACCCAATCCCAGCATACCTGTCAGTGGTAAGGCCGAAAGTACGACGAAATCTGCTATCTCACCAGGGACTATCGAGGTACGTAGCAATCCTAATGCTGATCTATCCAATCTCAGTCGTGACACAGGAAATTCGCTTAATACATTAGGCAAAATCTTTGACAAGAAGACAGTGCAGGAAAAGCAGGAATTAGTAAATCTGTTTAGCCAAGTAGCGAATAACTTTATTGGGGATTTGGCTGAAGCTCAATGGAAAAATGCCAAGACCGATGCAGAGAAAGCTAAATGGGCAGAAGGTGGAGAATATAAGGTTCTGTTACACGCTATAGTGGGAGGACTCACATCCAGCCTTGGAGGAAATGGTTTTGCATCTGGAGCAGTTGGAGATGGATTAAGTCAGCTTGCACAAAAACAGTTAGCCAATATTTCAGACCCGAACCTTCGTCTTATTGCCAGTGCCGCTATTGGTGCTGCAGCAGCTAAAGTAGTTGGTGGAAATGCTCAAGTCGGAGCTGTTATAGGGTATAATGGGGTTAAGTATAATGATTATATTCATCGGCCGACCACGGAAGGAGCCATAATTTACTACAATGGCGACGCAGATGGAAAAGGCAGAGGTTACTATAAGGTAATTGACGGAGAAGAAATCTATCAGCCAAATGGTATAAAACCTGGAGATGTTTTTTGGGTAGCTGACGGAAAATATCAAGATGGGCAACAAATGGGAAATGAATGGGTTGTAGGAGATGATGGAAAGCCTATTGCATTTCAATGGGTAGCTACCCCACTTCCCGTCGGGAGCTCAACTCCTTTACAATCTTATGTAACAGTATATCGTGCTGTAAATCAGGAAACCAAAAAAGATGTTATTGTAAATGGTGGAACTCCCCTGAGGAATGATACCGGAGAGATATATAATCAAGCTGTAGATCAAAATGGGAACCTTACACTTCCATTTGAAGTAGCGGCTGGGTTTGTAAATCCTGGTTATAGAGCAACGTTCTTTGCTGCAAACCCTGCACTTGAAGGTACGGTGATTGTACATCATGCAATTGAACAACAAGTATTAAAAAGATTTCCTGGATTATTTACAGAAGCTGAATTGAATAGTCTCGGTAACTTGAGAGGAATACCTAAGGAAATTAATAGTGAGGTACATTTGTCAGCTATAAGAAAGGAATGGAATAACTTCTATAAACAGATTGATCAAGGATTAATAAATCCAACAAAAGAAGCTTTTTACAAAAAGGCAAAAGAAATAGATGAAATGCTTGGTAGTAAGTTTAATCCACCTAAGTAA
- a CDS encoding DUF6431 domain-containing protein, with amino-acid sequence MQILITVKETITQYITRFQALEIVRPEKCPVCGAVHSIHRHGSYWRNILNEQWEKRIPVARFYCKTCKLTISMLPSFALPYFQYSLEFIVTALQQIFLAKATTSRICSALLRFYRRRFHGNLLFLEMFFRDQGWPEVTPQDVKEKATKMVCMLTVPTAETLSQRFHQHYKHTFMAHSLYHRFYLSVNQCVPT; translated from the coding sequence TTGCAGATTCTGATTACAGTTAAAGAAACTATTACGCAATACATTACCCGATTTCAGGCATTAGAAATTGTTCGACCGGAAAAGTGTCCCGTCTGCGGAGCCGTTCACTCGATTCATCGGCATGGCAGCTATTGGCGCAATATCTTGAATGAGCAATGGGAAAAACGGATTCCGGTAGCCAGGTTCTACTGCAAAACGTGCAAACTGACGATATCGATGCTGCCTTCCTTTGCACTGCCCTATTTCCAGTATTCACTGGAGTTCATTGTGACCGCGTTGCAACAAATCTTTCTTGCCAAGGCAACCACGTCAAGAATTTGTTCAGCCCTACTGCGCTTTTATCGAAGACGATTCCATGGCAACTTGCTATTTCTGGAGATGTTTTTCCGCGACCAGGGCTGGCCTGAAGTCACTCCGCAAGATGTAAAAGAAAAAGCCACAAAAATGGTTTGTATGTTAACTGTCCCCACAGCCGAAACCCTTTCGCAAAGGTTTCATCAACACTACAAACATACTTTTATGGCACATTCATTGTACCATAGGTTCTATCTGAGCGTAAACCAGTGCGTTCCCACATAA
- a CDS encoding hemagglutinin repeat-containing protein — protein sequence MSGLFSSGGIGFTIGSKSEKTTLDQQTMEQAGSTIGSIEGNVNLIAGNQVNSAGTTIISGQDTNISGKNVTIDNTVNTYDSQYKYEFKQSGLSVSLGGGVIDAATGAYNDIQRSGQVQDDRLKTLYEYKAVKDLEKLKDFKGNLTKGVGVGVSIGSSQMTAEQTTHAETVNPSNINAGGNVNITATDGDINLIATNIHAIDVLLDAKQNLNIDAAQNQQQIDGKTSSSSWSLGASFGLDGNFTGLTGGFGSGHGTENGNTVTHTGSVIDAAGTVTLKSGNDTNIIGSQVKGDKVVADIGGNLNLASTQDSDDYTANNQSTGIGFGTGKISGTTGSFNTGKTNSNYDSVTGQAGIFAGAEGFDIYVGKNTDLKGAVISSEATPDKNKLSTDTLTYSDIENKAEYSASSVGVGYAAGKDANGKDVTDKDKGLIPNIGVTASGEASSTTKSAISLGTIDIRSNPTQDISNLNRTPEGSINALGKIFDKQTVKEQQELANLFGQEAFKAIGNLGLTEGSPEKVFLDAFAGGLMAQLGGGSFASGAAGAGFNQLVQLELAKITDPALHQWASAVVGIAAASVVGGNAQTGASTAVSETRNNWFWGAHVLARTAAISAFRYLSIYNLLKIYKEQHNLSMTFKGI from the coding sequence ATGTCAGGCCTCTTCAGCAGCGGCGGCATCGGCTTCACCATCGGCAGCAAAAGCGAAAAAACCACCCTCGATCAACAAACCATGGAGCAAGCCGGCAGCACCATCGGCTCCATCGAAGGCAACGTCAACCTCATTGCCGGCAACCAAGTCAACAGCGCCGGGACTACAATTATCAGCGGTCAGGACACCAACATCAGCGGCAAAAACGTCACCATCGACAACACAGTAAACACCTACGACAGCCAGTACAAATATGAATTCAAGCAAAGCGGCCTGAGTGTATCCTTAGGCGGCGGCGTAATCGATGCTGCCACGGGTGCTTATAACGACATCCAGCGCTCGGGCCAGGTACAGGATGACCGGCTTAAAACGCTGTATGAGTACAAAGCCGTTAAAGATCTTGAGAAACTGAAGGACTTCAAAGGCAACCTGACAAAAGGAGTGGGTGTCGGCGTCAGCATCGGCAGCAGCCAGATGACCGCCGAACAAACAACCCACGCCGAAACCGTCAACCCGTCCAACATCAACGCCGGCGGCAACGTCAACATCACCGCCACCGACGGGGATATCAACCTGATAGCGACAAACATCCATGCCATCGACGTCCTGCTCGACGCCAAGCAAAACCTCAACATCGACGCCGCCCAAAACCAACAACAGATCGACGGCAAAACCAGCTCCTCCTCCTGGTCCTTGGGAGCATCCTTCGGCCTTGACGGCAACTTTACCGGCCTGACCGGCGGCTTCGGCTCCGGCCACGGCACGGAAAACGGCAACACGGTAACCCATACCGGCAGCGTCATCGACGCCGCCGGCACCGTAACCCTCAAATCCGGCAACGACACCAACATTATCGGTTCCCAGGTCAAAGGCGACAAAGTCGTGGCCGACATCGGCGGCAACCTCAACCTCGCCAGCACGCAGGACAGCGATGACTACACGGCGAACAATCAAAGCACCGGCATTGGTTTCGGCACCGGCAAGATCAGCGGTACAACGGGCTCCTTCAATACCGGCAAGACCAACTCCAACTATGACAGTGTCACCGGTCAGGCAGGGATTTTTGCCGGGGCGGAAGGCTTTGATATTTATGTGGGGAAGAATACCGACCTGAAGGGTGCGGTCATTAGCAGCGAGGCTACGCCGGATAAGAATAAGCTCAGTACCGATACGCTGACTTACTCGGATATTGAGAATAAGGCAGAGTATAGCGCAAGCAGTGTTGGAGTTGGCTACGCTGCAGGCAAAGACGCCAATGGCAAAGATGTTACCGATAAAGACAAAGGATTAATACCCAATATTGGGGTAACAGCCAGCGGAGAAGCCTCCAGTACCACAAAATCGGCTATTTCTCTGGGAACTATTGATATTCGCAGCAATCCCACCCAGGATATCTCTAATCTAAACCGCACACCGGAAGGCTCCATAAATGCGCTAGGTAAGATTTTTGACAAACAGACTGTTAAAGAACAACAAGAATTGGCAAATTTATTTGGCCAAGAAGCATTTAAGGCTATTGGTAATCTTGGATTAACTGAAGGTAGTCCTGAAAAAGTGTTTCTTGATGCGTTTGCTGGCGGACTAATGGCTCAACTTGGCGGAGGAAGTTTTGCTTCTGGCGCTGCTGGTGCAGGATTTAATCAACTTGTTCAGCTGGAATTAGCTAAGATTACAGATCCTGCATTACATCAATGGGCTAGTGCGGTTGTAGGTATCGCAGCCGCTAGTGTTGTTGGCGGTAATGCACAGACCGGAGCAAGTACGGCGGTTAGTGAGACAAGGAATAATTGGTTCTGGGGTGCACATGTACTTGCAAGGACAGCTGCAATTTCAGCATTTAGATATTTATCTATATACAATCTATTAAAGATTTACAAAGAACAACACAACCTATCAATGACCTTTAAAGGCATTTGA
- a CDS encoding DDE-type integrase/transposase/recombinase, protein MTNEDREQVALFRYGLIAPLLNDQVDSKQDYLSEICAKFHEVPYYGRKEFAPKTLEGWLRDYRRGGFVALKPKGRSDRGRSRVISPELKEQIIASRQKNRELSVVLFYEKLVKNTVLAPDKVSYHSVYRLLKSQQLLWPEEKALKERKRFSYDKVNILWQGDMSIGPYLTIGGKKLKTHLFAFIDDCSRLVPFAQFSFTEKFSPMKAVLKESILRRGVPKMIYVDNGKVYHARELHLACAALGITLTHTQPYDPQSKGKIERFFGTVRRRFYPLLANNMPKSLDDLNAQFWKWLESDYNRKPHSALDMSPFDLFLSQPSSVRLYTDPYALERLFFKREYRKVKHDATITLSNRLFEVPAKLVGQRIEVRYDPESPEQVYIYDNDIQVGVAAPVSFRDNSQVKRERRDFPKETAISFGSLLACQKEDV, encoded by the coding sequence TTGACAAATGAAGATCGCGAGCAAGTCGCTCTATTTCGTTATGGGCTGATCGCCCCGCTTTTGAATGATCAAGTCGATTCTAAACAAGACTACCTGTCCGAAATCTGCGCCAAGTTCCATGAGGTCCCCTATTATGGCCGCAAAGAATTTGCACCGAAAACTCTGGAGGGCTGGCTCCGCGATTATCGCCGCGGCGGATTTGTGGCCTTAAAACCCAAAGGCCGTTCTGACCGCGGGAGAAGCCGGGTGATCTCACCAGAGCTAAAGGAGCAGATTATTGCTTCGCGTCAGAAAAACAGGGAGCTTTCTGTTGTGCTGTTTTATGAAAAGCTGGTTAAGAACACGGTGTTGGCTCCTGACAAAGTGTCTTACCACAGCGTTTACCGGCTCTTAAAATCACAACAGCTTTTATGGCCGGAGGAGAAAGCATTAAAGGAACGCAAACGCTTTAGTTATGATAAGGTGAATATTCTGTGGCAGGGCGATATGTCCATTGGCCCTTACCTTACGATTGGCGGCAAGAAGCTCAAAACTCATTTGTTCGCCTTTATTGACGACTGCTCCCGGCTGGTTCCTTTTGCTCAGTTCTCGTTTACGGAGAAGTTTAGTCCCATGAAAGCGGTGCTCAAAGAGTCCATTCTCCGCCGGGGTGTCCCGAAGATGATTTATGTTGACAACGGCAAGGTGTATCATGCCAGGGAGCTTCATTTAGCTTGCGCCGCTCTTGGTATTACGCTGACTCATACTCAGCCTTATGATCCGCAGAGCAAAGGAAAAATTGAGCGTTTTTTCGGCACAGTGCGCCGTCGTTTTTACCCGCTCCTTGCCAACAATATGCCTAAATCCCTGGATGATTTAAATGCTCAGTTTTGGAAGTGGCTGGAGAGCGATTACAATCGCAAACCGCATTCCGCACTGGACATGTCTCCTTTTGACTTATTTTTGTCACAGCCGTCTTCTGTCCGATTATATACGGATCCCTATGCTTTGGAACGACTCTTTTTTAAGCGGGAATACCGTAAGGTGAAGCACGACGCAACGATCACGCTGTCAAACCGTTTGTTTGAAGTCCCGGCCAAGCTAGTCGGGCAACGGATTGAAGTACGCTATGATCCGGAGTCGCCCGAGCAAGTCTATATCTATGACAATGACATCCAGGTAGGTGTGGCTGCGCCGGTATCGTTTCGGGACAACTCCCAAGTCAAACGGGAACGCAGGGACTTTCCCAAAGAGACTGCGATTTCTTTTGGCAGTTTACTGGCCTGCCAAAAGGAGGATGTGTGA